A single region of the Rhodanobacter sp. LX-99 genome encodes:
- a CDS encoding GPW/gp25 family protein: protein MNLDFPFHFDNRGRTAETGDDEHVRDMIEQLLFTSPGERVNRPDFGSGLLQLVFAPNSPELAAALQFTLQAALQRWLGDVIDVGTLEVSSEDSTLRVELSYTVRASGDTRSDSFVRSLP, encoded by the coding sequence ATGAACCTCGACTTCCCATTCCACTTCGACAACCGCGGCCGCACCGCGGAAACCGGCGACGACGAGCACGTGCGCGACATGATCGAGCAGTTGCTGTTCACCAGCCCGGGCGAACGGGTGAACCGGCCCGACTTCGGCAGCGGCCTGCTGCAATTGGTGTTTGCGCCGAACAGCCCGGAGCTGGCCGCCGCATTGCAGTTCACCCTGCAGGCGGCGCTGCAGCGCTGGCTGGGCGACGTGATCGACGTCGGCACGCTCGAAGTCAGCAGCGAGGATTCCACCTTGCGCGTCGAACTCAGCTACACCGTGCGCGCCAGCGGCGACACGCGCAGCGACAGCTTCGTGCGGAGCCTGCCATGA
- a CDS encoding putative baseplate assembly protein, with product MNRANVHASLGTIGCAPLPACSVPARREKLRLAGTLNGIDYVEVGDDGVSLCVHLFGEIPHGLGVANVRISGGDRITGLRVLSVNPELEPELHDDACLRVVLDREGDHTAYCVCLVGAASGNDAAGWMAYPGFDPRYACATLHFRLDCAKTLDCADEAPCVSPPSPAPEINYLAKDYASFRQLFLDRLALDMPAWQERHVPDIGIALVETLAYTADHLSYYQDAVATEACLGTARKRISVRRHARLVDYRMHEGCNARALVTLASSSDLSLELANLLLLVPPPGQGHPQPGVIDAARLDAARAQGALIYEPMPLDGAATFDVVAAHSAIRLHTWGDELCCLPRGSTRATLVDTSAAAPSAATDAAAATAPQRALKLVAGDLLIFEEVLGPQTGNPADADPAHRHAVRLTDVRTSVDPLDGTLLLEVAWDPCDALPFDLCLSVRTPAPDCAWLHDVSLARGNVLLVDHGEHVRGRCVSPAICIPAGSDGDYPGLAAALAAMPDACTRCGTLAEDCWLVPGGTQYGCCHCDGAVQDVRRPPSDTGHVLPDMPLTWAEPLPPQAPVCKLLSRDPRRALPQLAVYGGALRDVLVAGTPDPRWRWQPRYDLLKSGQDDRHFVVEIDDDGAAHLRFGDGVLGAQPQAGDFFRAASRIGNGPAGNAGRDSIVWLALKSGVLSAELQPRNPLPASGGTAPESLAEVKLYAPGAFRAKPLRAIVADDYASFAAQAPQLQGAAAALEWSGSWYAADVMVDPLGHENLPDGLARQIKYGLERYRRIGHDVEVHAACYVPLRIALFVCVLPDFLVAHVEAELRDRFSSDLRRDGTPGLFHPDRLKLGAPVFASALLAEAQSIAGVAHVEVTTLARAEGGDEGVPEDGVLHLAAREIAQVDNDPDHPDHGSIAFTLGGGR from the coding sequence ATGAACCGCGCAAACGTCCATGCGAGTCTCGGTACGATCGGCTGCGCGCCGCTGCCGGCCTGCAGCGTGCCGGCGCGGCGCGAGAAGCTGCGGCTGGCCGGCACGCTCAACGGCATCGACTACGTCGAGGTGGGCGACGACGGCGTGAGCCTGTGCGTGCACCTGTTCGGCGAGATTCCGCATGGTCTCGGCGTGGCGAATGTGCGGATCAGCGGCGGCGACCGCATCACCGGCCTGCGCGTGCTCAGCGTGAACCCCGAGCTGGAACCGGAGCTGCACGACGACGCCTGCCTGCGCGTGGTGCTCGACCGCGAAGGCGACCATACGGCCTATTGCGTGTGCCTGGTGGGTGCGGCCTCCGGCAACGACGCGGCGGGCTGGATGGCGTATCCGGGCTTCGATCCGCGCTACGCGTGCGCCACGCTGCACTTCCGCCTGGACTGCGCGAAGACGCTGGACTGCGCCGACGAGGCGCCGTGCGTGTCGCCGCCGTCGCCCGCGCCGGAGATCAACTACCTGGCGAAGGACTACGCCAGCTTCCGCCAGCTGTTCCTCGACCGCCTCGCGCTGGACATGCCGGCATGGCAGGAGCGTCATGTGCCGGACATCGGCATCGCGCTGGTGGAGACGCTGGCGTACACCGCCGACCATCTCAGCTACTACCAGGACGCGGTCGCCACCGAGGCCTGCCTGGGCACCGCGCGCAAGCGCATCTCGGTGCGCCGGCATGCGCGGCTGGTCGACTACCGCATGCACGAGGGCTGCAATGCGCGCGCGTTGGTGACGCTGGCCAGCAGCAGCGACCTGAGCCTCGAACTGGCCAACCTGCTGCTGCTGGTGCCGCCGCCGGGGCAGGGCCATCCGCAACCCGGCGTGATCGACGCGGCCCGGCTCGACGCGGCGCGTGCGCAAGGTGCGCTGATCTACGAGCCGATGCCGCTGGATGGCGCAGCCACGTTCGACGTGGTTGCCGCGCACAGCGCGATCCGGCTGCACACCTGGGGCGACGAACTGTGCTGCCTGCCACGCGGCAGCACGCGCGCGACCCTGGTCGACACGTCCGCAGCGGCACCATCGGCGGCGACGGATGCCGCCGCGGCCACGGCGCCGCAACGCGCGCTGAAACTCGTGGCTGGCGACCTGCTGATCTTCGAGGAAGTGCTGGGCCCGCAGACCGGCAACCCGGCCGATGCCGATCCCGCCCATCGTCATGCCGTGCGCCTCACGGACGTCCGGACGTCCGTCGATCCGCTCGACGGAACGCTGCTGCTGGAAGTGGCGTGGGATCCTTGCGACGCGCTGCCGTTCGACCTGTGCCTGTCGGTGCGCACGCCGGCGCCGGATTGTGCGTGGCTGCACGACGTCAGCCTGGCGCGCGGCAACGTGCTGCTGGTCGACCATGGCGAACACGTGCGCGGGCGATGCGTTTCGCCGGCGATCTGCATACCGGCGGGTAGCGACGGCGACTATCCCGGCCTCGCCGCCGCGCTCGCCGCGATGCCGGATGCCTGCACGCGCTGCGGCACGCTGGCCGAGGACTGCTGGCTGGTGCCCGGCGGCACGCAGTACGGCTGCTGTCATTGCGATGGCGCGGTGCAGGACGTGCGCCGTCCGCCGTCCGACACCGGCCACGTGCTGCCGGACATGCCGCTGACCTGGGCCGAGCCGCTGCCGCCGCAGGCGCCGGTATGCAAGCTGCTGTCGCGCGACCCGCGCCGGGCGCTGCCGCAGCTTGCCGTCTACGGCGGCGCGCTGCGGGACGTGCTGGTGGCCGGCACGCCGGACCCGCGCTGGCGGTGGCAGCCGCGCTACGACCTGCTGAAAAGCGGCCAGGACGACCGCCACTTCGTGGTCGAGATCGACGACGACGGCGCCGCGCACCTGCGCTTCGGCGACGGCGTGCTGGGCGCGCAACCGCAGGCCGGCGACTTCTTCCGCGCCGCCTCGCGCATCGGCAACGGCCCGGCCGGCAACGCGGGGCGCGACAGCATCGTGTGGCTGGCGCTGAAGTCGGGCGTGCTGTCCGCCGAGCTGCAGCCGCGCAACCCGCTGCCGGCCAGCGGCGGCACCGCGCCGGAGAGCCTGGCCGAGGTGAAGCTGTATGCGCCCGGCGCGTTCCGTGCGAAGCCGCTGCGCGCGATCGTCGCCGACGACTACGCGAGCTTCGCCGCGCAGGCGCCGCAGCTGCAGGGTGCCGCCGCCGCGCTGGAATGGAGCGGCAGCTGGTACGCAGCCGACGTGATGGTCGACCCGCTGGGCCACGAGAACCTGCCGGACGGGTTGGCGCGGCAAATCAAATACGGACTGGAGCGCTATCGCCGCATCGGCCACGACGTCGAGGTGCATGCGGCCTGCTACGTGCCGTTGCGGATCGCGTTGTTCGTCTGCGTGCTGCCGGACTTCCTCGTCGCCCACGTCGAGGCCGAACTGCGCGACCGCTTCAGTTCGGACCTGCGCCGCGACGGCACGCCCGGCCTCTTCCATCCGGATCGGCTCAAGCTGGGCGCGCCGGTGTTCGCCAGCGCGCTGCTGGCCGAGGCGCAGTCGATCGCCGGCGTCGCCCACGTCGAGGTGACCACGCTGGCCCGCGCCGAGGGCGGCGATGAGGGCGTGCCCGAGGATGGCGTGCTGCATCTCGCCGCACGCGAAATCGCCCAGGTCGACAACGATCCGGATCATCCCGACCACGGAAGCATCGCGTTCACGCTGGGAGGTGGCCGATGA
- a CDS encoding putative baseplate assembly protein produces the protein MSCCSACGRHACACGCGTVAGTPLPLYNRPGLDSLGYRVGTYADFRATMQRDLSDAALPALAGLRTREADDPAMALLDAWAVGADVLTFYQERIANEGYLRTATERRSVLELARLVDYRLRPGVAASVYLAYTVEKDSPPVTIPAGARAQSVPAPGEQMQTFETAEPLDARFEWNALQPRLTRPQNITLDNAAALDALWVASTTTGLKPNDRLLFLFGELPAGVPAIRLVQSVEVQQRGGHSKVLLQPVDAATVAIVAAANKAIAALNASTAGPHRERWLEGIESARRDLLLGGDNGGSFDALMSRRLDGIPAGPPAVDDFKSAVDAAFGAVPPSAGPPGGFGALFGALTLTPTLQPASRFSLQRNIASALGKASDVRPQLLLNFEARLADNFYRAWTSVPQGEPSPALSGVHALRVSAPLFGYNAPHIMGLGLNTDADTKATVPYVSRPDGDWAAAEDDDRVQLDNAYDGVLAGSYLLIQPSTDDVPVVAKAKSVRIHPRSDYGISGKTTDIVLDDSSTGGGPPVWRAPDMAMLRGTQVHAQSEPLPLAELAIADTIGRVADDGTPRTTGDSATRLTLDTAVDGLKAGRWVIVEGQRGDVPGTDAVAAAELVMLSAVEQGVDANLPGDTVHSTLVFANAGLAYTYRRDTVSIHANVVRATHGESRREVLGSGNGALPMQAFVLKQPPLTYVSAASVDGVQGTLTLRVNDLQWHETRNLAFAGANDRSFVTASDDDGKTTVKFGDGTHGARLPTGVENVVATYRNGIGTPGNVRAGQVSLLATRPLGVKEVINPLRASGGADAETRDQARRNVPLAVLALDRLVSVPDYADFARSFGGVGKAAAVKLGRLVQVTIAGAADAPIDPTSDLYRNLLQALQRYGDPSLPVRLDVRELLALTVSAKVGLLPDFAWESVEPAVRAALLDAFGFERRTLAQAVYLSELVACMQAVRGVAWVDVDAFGSLDEATLLAGFGAGGDNDKHGDGASLTTHAATTIATTVSPRVQVLPARYDDNGALRPAQLAYLPPNVPDTLLLQEATP, from the coding sequence ATGAGCTGCTGTAGCGCCTGTGGCAGGCATGCCTGCGCCTGCGGTTGCGGGACGGTCGCCGGCACGCCGCTGCCGCTGTACAACCGGCCGGGACTGGACAGCCTGGGCTATCGCGTCGGTACGTATGCCGACTTCCGCGCCACCATGCAGCGCGACCTCAGCGACGCCGCGCTGCCGGCGCTGGCCGGGCTGCGCACGCGCGAGGCCGACGATCCGGCGATGGCGTTGCTCGACGCCTGGGCGGTCGGCGCCGACGTGCTCACGTTCTACCAGGAGCGCATCGCCAACGAGGGCTACCTGCGCACCGCCACCGAACGCCGCTCGGTGCTGGAGCTGGCGCGGCTGGTCGACTACCGCCTGCGCCCCGGCGTGGCCGCCAGCGTCTACCTCGCCTATACCGTGGAAAAGGATTCGCCGCCGGTGACCATCCCCGCCGGTGCACGCGCGCAGTCGGTGCCCGCGCCCGGCGAGCAGATGCAGACCTTCGAGACCGCCGAGCCGCTGGACGCGCGCTTCGAATGGAACGCGCTGCAGCCGCGGCTGACCCGGCCGCAGAACATCACGCTCGACAACGCGGCCGCGCTCGATGCGCTGTGGGTCGCGAGCACGACCACCGGCCTGAAGCCGAACGACCGCCTGCTGTTCCTGTTCGGTGAGCTGCCGGCCGGCGTGCCGGCGATCCGCCTGGTACAGTCGGTCGAAGTGCAGCAGCGGGGCGGGCACAGCAAGGTGCTGCTGCAGCCGGTCGATGCGGCGACGGTGGCGATTGTGGCGGCGGCGAACAAGGCGATCGCTGCGTTGAATGCGTCGACCGCCGGACCCCATCGCGAAAGATGGCTGGAAGGCATCGAATCCGCGCGCAGGGATCTGCTGCTGGGCGGCGACAACGGCGGCAGCTTCGACGCACTGATGAGTCGCCGGCTGGATGGCATTCCGGCCGGTCCGCCGGCCGTCGACGATTTCAAGAGCGCGGTGGACGCGGCGTTCGGCGCGGTTCCGCCGTCCGCCGGACCGCCGGGCGGCTTCGGCGCGCTGTTCGGCGCGCTGACGCTCACGCCGACCTTGCAGCCGGCCAGCCGTTTCAGCCTGCAGCGCAACATCGCCAGCGCGCTGGGCAAGGCCAGCGACGTGCGACCGCAGCTGCTGCTGAATTTCGAGGCGCGGCTGGCCGACAACTTCTACCGCGCCTGGACCAGCGTGCCGCAAGGCGAACCTTCGCCGGCACTGAGCGGCGTCCATGCGCTGCGCGTGTCCGCGCCGCTGTTCGGCTACAACGCACCGCACATCATGGGGCTGGGCCTGAACACGGACGCCGACACCAAGGCGACGGTGCCATATGTGTCCAGGCCCGACGGCGACTGGGCGGCGGCCGAAGATGACGATCGCGTGCAACTGGACAACGCCTACGACGGCGTACTTGCCGGCAGCTATCTGCTGATCCAGCCGAGCACTGATGACGTGCCGGTGGTGGCGAAGGCGAAGAGCGTGCGGATCCATCCGCGCAGCGACTACGGCATCAGCGGCAAGACCACCGACATCGTGCTGGACGATTCGTCGACGGGCGGTGGCCCGCCCGTGTGGCGGGCGCCGGACATGGCGATGCTGCGCGGCACGCAGGTGCATGCGCAGAGCGAACCGTTGCCGCTGGCCGAACTGGCGATTGCCGACACGATCGGCCGGGTCGCCGATGACGGTACGCCGCGTACGACCGGCGACAGCGCCACCCGGCTTACCCTCGACACGGCCGTCGATGGCCTCAAGGCCGGGCGCTGGGTGATCGTCGAAGGACAGCGCGGCGACGTGCCGGGTACCGACGCGGTGGCGGCCGCCGAGCTGGTGATGTTGTCCGCGGTGGAGCAGGGCGTGGATGCGAACCTGCCCGGCGACACCGTGCACAGCACCCTGGTGTTCGCCAACGCGGGCCTGGCTTACACCTATCGCCGCGACACGGTTTCCATCCACGCGAACGTAGTGCGCGCCACCCACGGCGAGAGCCGTCGCGAGGTGCTCGGCAGCGGCAACGGCGCGCTGCCGATGCAGGCGTTCGTGCTGAAGCAGCCGCCGTTGACGTACGTTTCCGCCGCCTCCGTGGACGGCGTGCAGGGCACGCTCACGCTGCGCGTCAACGACCTGCAATGGCACGAGACGCGCAACCTCGCCTTCGCCGGCGCGAACGACCGCAGCTTCGTCACCGCCAGCGACGACGACGGCAAGACCACCGTGAAGTTCGGCGACGGCACGCACGGTGCGCGCCTGCCCACGGGCGTGGAGAACGTCGTCGCGACGTATCGCAACGGCATCGGCACGCCGGGCAACGTGCGCGCGGGGCAGGTCAGCCTGCTGGCGACCCGGCCGCTCGGCGTCAAGGAGGTGATCAACCCGCTGCGCGCCTCCGGCGGCGCCGACGCGGAGACGCGCGACCAGGCGCGCCGCAACGTGCCGCTGGCAGTGCTGGCACTGGACCGGCTGGTCTCGGTACCGGACTACGCCGACTTCGCGCGCAGCTTCGGCGGCGTCGGCAAGGCGGCGGCGGTCAAGCTGGGCCGCCTGGTGCAGGTGACCATCGCCGGTGCGGCCGATGCGCCGATCGACCCGACCTCCGACCTCTACCGCAACCTGCTGCAGGCGCTGCAGCGCTACGGCGATCCGTCGCTGCCCGTGCGCCTGGACGTGCGCGAGCTGCTGGCGCTGACCGTGAGCGCGAAGGTGGGGCTGCTGCCGGACTTCGCGTGGGAGTCGGTGGAACCGGCGGTGCGCGCGGCGCTGCTCGATGCGTTCGGCTTCGAGCGGCGCACGCTGGCGCAGGCCGTCTACCTCAGCGAACTGGTCGCCTGCATGCAGGCGGTGCGCGGCGTGGCGTGGGTCGACGTGGACGCGTTCGGCAGCCTCGACGAAGCGACCCTGCTGGCGGGCTTCGGTGCCGGCGGCGACAACGACAAGCATGGCGATGGCGCCTCGTTGACGACCCACGCCGCCACCACGATCGCCACGACGGTGTCGCCGCGCGTGCAGGTGCTGCCTGCCCGCTACGACGACAACGGCGCGCTGCGCCCGGCGCAGCTCGCCTACCTGCCGCCGAACGTCCCCGACACCTTGCTGCTGCAGGAGGCCACGCCATGA